GCCGGCGCCCAGCAGGAGAGAGAGGGCGGTCTCCTGCAGCCAGGGGCTCCAGGCCTCGTGGGCCAGCTTGAGTTGCGCGGCCAGGTCGTCCGGGGCCAGCCGTTGCGGCCGTGTCAACAGTTCGCCCAGGCTGCCGGCATCTTCCGTGAAACCGCGGCTGGCGTCCAGCAGTCGGCCGAGCGTATCCCAGGCGCGGTCGAACAGGCCGCCGGTCTCGAGTTCGGGCACCGCGATGAGGTCGCACACGGGTGCCAGGGCGCGATTGCCGCGCAGCAAACCGATCAGCAGCAGGAGCTGGGTCTTATCCTGAAGTTCCTGTCCACCCTTTGTGCCGGGGGTCGCGTCGTTGTCCAGTACCTCCGTCCAGGTCGGGAAGAGGCGCGACAGGATCTCGCCCAGGCGCTTCCGTTCGGCTGCGCCGAGCGAGGCGCCCAGCCGGTCGGCGGCCTTGACCCAGAGATCCGGATCGATCACGGCCACGTAACGGGCGAGCAGTTCGCTCATCGACCTGGCCAGGACGAACAGGGCGCGGACCTGACCGGCACTCACCCAGGCGCCGCCGCGCTCCCGGCGCAGTTCATTGATGCGCAGGGCGGCCTCGCGCGCGGCGGCCAGGCCGCGCGCGGGTTCGAGGGAGAGCAGATCGTCGCGCAATTCGGACAGGCCGTAGCGGGACAGCGTGGCGGCGGGCACTGGGAGGATGAGGGGCAGCGGCATCTCGAAGCTCCGGTCTTGGTCTGGTGATTGGCGCGATGGGCCAACAGTACAAATCCGGCGGATAATGGCAAGTCCTAGCTTCAATCAATCACAAAACTGCCATTATGGCGGTGATGTGACAGTTCTTGGCGCGCGATGTTTTTTTTTCTTGCAGCTTTCCGAACATGCTCTATCTTAACACCGTCTTAGCAATTGAATCGTTAGAGTGCTAATGCGCTAAATGTCAATTCAATCACTGACTTGAAGGGAAAGGAGGCGATGGAGATGGCTTTAACCATCAAGCCCCTGGCCGATCGCGTCATCGTCAAGCCCATGGAGGCCGAGACGATGAAGGGTGGCATCATCATCCCCGACACCGCGAAGGAGAAGCCCCAGCAGGGCAAGATCATGGCCGTCGGTCCGGGACGCGTGGCCGACGACGGCAACCGCGTCAAACCCGAGGTGAAGAAGGGCGATGTCGTTCTCTACGGCAAGTACTCGGGCACCGAAGTGAGCGTCGGTGGCGACGATTTCCTGATCCTGCGCGAGGGCGATATCCTCGCCATTCTCTAGCTGAGCGTTTTTTTATTCAATAGAAGGAGAGTGGAACGATGGCTAAGCTGATCAAGTACGACGCCGAGGCGCGCGAACTGATCAAGAAGGGTGTCGACAGACTGGCCGACACCGTCAAGATCACCCTAGGCCCCCGCGGCCGCAACGTGATCCTCGACAAGAAATTCGGCGCTCCCGTGGTCACCAACGACGGCGTCACCATCGCCAAGGAGATCGAGCTGAAGGATCCCTTCGAGAACATGGGCGCCCAGATGCTCAAGGAAGTGGCGAGCAAGACCAACGACGTGGCCGGCGACGGCACCACCACCGCCACCCTGCTGGCCCAGGTGATGATTCACGAGGGCATGCGCAACCTGGCCGCCGGCGCCAATCCCATGTTCATGAAGAAGGGTATCGAGGCCGCCACCGCGGCCGCCGTCGAGGCCCTGAAGAAGCAGGCCAAGACCGTGCGTGACAGCGAGACGATCTCCTCGGTCGCTGCCATCTCCGCCAACAACGATCTGGAAATCGGCAAGATCATCGCCGAGTCCATGGAAAAGGTCGGCCGGGACGGCGTGATCACCGTCGAGGACGCCAAGGGCACGGAGATGGAGCTGGACGTGGTCGAGGGCATGCAGTTCGACCGGGGCTACCTGAGCCCGTACTTCATCACCAATGCCGAGACCATGAAGGTCGATCTCGAGGATCCGGTGATCCTGGTCCACGACAAGAAGATCAGCAGCATGAAGGATCTGCTGCCCGTCCTGGAGAAAGTCGCCCAGATGGGCCGCCCCCTGCTGATCATCTCCGAGGACATCGACGGCGAGGCCCTGGCCACGCTGGTCGTGAACAAGCTGCGCGGCACCCTCCAGGTCGCCGCGGTCAAGGCGCCCGGCTTCGGTGATCGCCGCAAGGCCATGCTCGAGGACATCGCCGTGCTGGCCGGCGGCCGCGTCATAAGCGAGGATGCCGGTCTCAAGCTGGAGAACACCACCACCGCCGACCTGGGCAACTGTACCAAGGTCACCATCGACAAGGACACCACCACGATCGTGGGCGGCAAGGGCAAGACCGCGGACGTCAAGGCGCGCATCGGCCAGATCCGCGCCCAGATCGAGGAGACCACCAGCGACTACGACCGCGAGAAGCTGCAGGAGCGGCTGGCCAAGCTGGCCGGCGGCGTGGCCGTGATCCGCGTCGGCGCCATGACCGAGATCGAGATGAAGGAGAAGAAGCACCGCGTGGAGGACGCCCTGAGCGCCACCCGCGCTGCGGTGGAGGAGGGGATCGTCGTCGGCGGCGGCGTGGCCCTGCTGCGCACCATCAAGGCCATCAAGGCCCTCGATCTCAAGGGCGAGGCCGCCGTGGGCCGCGACATCGTCGCGCGCGCCGTGGAGGAGCCCCTCCGCATGATCGTGACGAACGCCGGCATGGAGGGCTCGCTGGTCGTGGCGCACCTGCGCGACGAGAAGAACGCCAAGATCGGCTTCAACGCCGCGACCATGCAGTACGAGGACCTGCTGGCCGCCGGCATCATCGATCCGGTCAAGGTCACGCGCTCGGCCCTGCAGAATGCCGCGTCCGTCGCGGCCATGCTGCTGACCACCGAGGCCTGTGTCTGTGACGAGCCCGAGAAGGATCACCCGCCGATGCACGACATGGGCGGTGGCATGGGCGGCATGGGCATGATGTAGCCCGGCTTCCATGAAGCACGCAGGGCGGTCCCAGCCGGGGCCGCCCTGTTCGTATACGGGTGAGGGGATACCCGCTTCACGTGCTTCGGCGCTGCGCGAGGCGCGTGTGTACGACAGACTCCTGTTGGCTGGAGTGCATACTTTAGCTACTGTGAACCGACCATGAGGATCGTGCAGATAGGGAAATACCATCCACCCGTCAAGGGCGGCATGGAGACGGTACTCGGGCTCATCGGCGCCGGGCTGCAGGCCAGGGGACACGACCTCTGGTCGGTGGCGGCTGCAGGTGGCGCCGCCGCCGCCTCCGATGACCCCGCGGCCGCGCGGGATGACCGGCACGGGCGGGTGATCCGCTGCCGTTCGCTGGCGACCGTCGCCTCGCAGCCGTTCACGCCGTCGCTCCCGTTCGAGCTGAAGCGCCTCTTCACGGAGTTCCGTCCCGAGATCGTCACTCTCCACTGGCCCAACCCGCTGGCGGCCGTAGCCTTGTATTGCGTCAGACGTTACCTGCCGCGCGAGGCTCGCCTGACCGTCTGGTACCATGCCGACATCACGCGCCAGAAGCTGGGTGCCGTTTTGTTGCGTACCCTGCTCAACGATTTGCTGGATCGCGCCGCGGGCATTGCGGTCTCGACGGCCAGTCTGCGGGACAGATCGTCCCAGCTGTCGGCCAGAAAGGACAAGGTAGAGGTCATACCCTTCGGCATCGATGCCGCCGGCTGGCGTCTGCCGACCTGTCCCGGGGTGGGACCGTTCCTGTTCGTGGGGCGTCTCGTCTACTACAAGGGGCTGGAACTGCTCCTGGACGCGGTGGAATCGATCCCCGACGCGCGGCTCGAGATCGTAGGCGACGGCCCCCTGTGGAAGACGCTGATCGACCGCGCATCCGCGCCCGGCCTGCAGGGGCGCGTGCGGATGCACGGCGAACTGGACGATGGCGACCTGCGCCGCGTGATGGTCCGTTGCGGGGCCCTCGTCCTGCCCAGCCTCAGGCGCAGCGAGACCTTCGGTCTGGTGCAGATCGAAGCCATGGCCGCCGGTCTGCCCGTCATCTCGACGCAACTGCCGACCGGCGTGGCGGAAGTCAACGTTCACGAACGGACGGGTCTGCTGGTGCCCCCCGGCGATCGGGCGTCGCTGGCCGAGGCCATGAGTATCGTGATGCGTGATTGTGCGCTGGCCCGCCGCTGGGGGGAAGCGGGCCGCGCGCGCGTACAGGCGCATTTCAACCATGTGCATATGATCGAGTCCCTCGAGAGATGGTACGAGGCGTTGCTGCACCGACAGGAGGAGGACGCTTGAACTTCGCCTTCCTGGACGAGTGGCACGGTTTCCTGCCCCGCACGGGCGGTCACGTGATCGTGGTGAGAGGCGGCGGCGGCCGGAGCGATCTGCTCCGGGCGATGAGCCGTGTCCTCGCCGCGGAGGGCGTACCGGTCGCGGTGATCGGGATGGGCGGCGATGATCCGGAGGGTGTACGTTTCTCGCCTCTCACGCTGTCCGACCACGTGGTGCTCTACGAGACGGCTGTCGATGCTGCAACAGAAACAGATCTGCCGCGCCGTGCTTCGCTGGTCATCACCGTGTCGGGCCTCGCGGCCGTGGGAAGGCCCCCGGCCGGGGCGGCCACCGGCGTCGTGCCCGTTCCCGCGGCCTGGCTCACGCGCGGTGAGCGCGGCCCGGTCTGGTCGTGGGACGGCGTCGTCTCCTTCCTGGGAGCGTGCGCACCGCGCGCGATGGGCGCGGAGGACCCGACGCCGCACGTGGCGGCGTTGCTGGAAATGGACGCCTGCACGGACAGCATCGGTCTCTTCGGCTGCGTGGAGCGCATCATGTCCGACCTGGGCATCCCCCTGGTCCTGCTGGGGAGCGCATCCGGCGCGGAACCGCAACTGCGGACCGCCTACGCCTTGCATGCCCGGGAGCGGCCATGACGACACGCAGAAGGGATTGGGCCGTCGTCCTGGCCAGGGGGAATTCTTCGCGCATGGGTCGGCCCAAGGGCTCGTGTCTGGTCCCCGGCGGACGTGAATCCTTCCTCGCCCGCATCTGCGAACTCCATCGTCGTGCCGCGCACGAGGTGGCCGTGGTGACCCTGCCGGAACTGGGACCGGTCTACGAGGCCTGCGTCCCCGCGGAAATGGTCACCGACTGGATCCTCCATCCACCGGGCGGGGGCACCGCCGCCAGCTGTCTGGCCGCCGTGCGCCGGTTGGCGGAGCGGGCGACGCATCTCTGGTTCCACCCCGTGGATCTGCCGCTGGTTTCGGATACCACCCTCGGCCTCCTAGCCGCCGTCTCGGCGGCGGCGGCGGACGAGATCATCGTACCACTCCACGAAGGTCTCAGGGGGCATCCTGTGGTCACTCCGCTACGACCCTGGCTGGGCCTGGCGCCCGATGATCATCCTGGAGCCATGCGCGCGCTGATCGGGCGGTGCGGATCGCCGGTCAGGTTCGTCGACGTTCCCGATGCGGGCATCCGCCGGGATTTCGATCGTCCCGGCGATCTCGAGGGCCCGGCGTGAAGGCGGCCGGACCGCTGTGCCTCGATCCGCGGGAACTTTCTGACTGACAGGAAGTTGCAGTCGCAGATCAGTTCGATTCGGGGACCCCGGGCGCTGCAGGCCAGGCAACTCTGGTCATGGCGGCAGGGACGGTAATTGACACATCGGCCTCGTTTTTCTATGTTACTGGCCGCTTTGTCGCCCTAGTTTGAGAAAGACCCTCGCCATCCGCATAGCCAGCACCTTGTCGGGAGATGCCAATGGATACGCGCCCACGGACAACCTTTAAACGCCCCTGGCTTCTGTTCCTCATGGTGGGCACGGCCATGCTGTTCGGACACACCGTGACCGCCGCCGGCTGCCCGGAATCGCAGTACAAGGAGGCCGATCACGCCTTCACGGTCGCCACTGACTTCATCACGGCCAAGAACTGGCCCGAATCGATCCCCTCGCTCGAATCCGCGCTGGCCATCTGCCCGGATCACATCAACTCCCTGCGCTACCTGGGCAAGGCCTACTACGCCACCGACCGCTTCGAGGACGCCCAGGCCACCCAGGAGAAGCTGGTCGAGGTCGCCGGACAGGACGCCAAGTCGGGTGACTACATGGATCTGGGCAAGACCTACGCCAAGGTCAAGGACTACCGCAAGGCCCGACAGGCCTACGTGAACGCCAACCGCATCGATCCCGACAACTGCTCCATCCTGTTCAACCTGGCCGTGATGCACGGCGCGGTGAATGATCACCCGCGCTCGGTCGAGGCCTACGAACAGGTGCTGGACAACTGTCCGGACCTGCGCGAGAAGGTGATGCCCAATCTCGTCAAGGCATGCCAGAAGGCGGCCGAGCGGGAGCGCAGCGTAGGTAACGTGGCCGAGGCCAGGCTTTACGAAGCCAAGCGCGAGGAGTATGGCAGCCAGGCGGGCGGCAGCGTGGGCTACCAGGTGATCGCAGACAAGATGAAGGCCAAGGACTGGACGGGCGCGGTCGATCAATGCAAGGCCTTCCTGGCCAACAATCCCGAGAGCAGCCGCCGCGACAACGTTCTGTTGAACTTGGCACGGTCCAGCCACCAGCTGGCACAGGAGGACGCCGCCATCGAGGCCTACCGTCAGCATCTTGTCATCAAACCCGGCAACGGCAAGGCCGCCGAGGAACTCATCGTGATCCTGGCCGCCCAGTCACGTTGCGACGAGGCCCTGACCGCAGCGGAGGCAGCGGGCGTCCACGCCACCGACGACCTGCAGAAGGCCTACCTCTTCTATGGCTGGGGCAAGGCCCTGGAATGCGCCGGCCGCTACCAGGAGGCCAAGGAGAAATTCCGCTGGGTCGCCGCCAATGCCACAGGCGACTATCAATTCTATGCCCGCAAGGAGATGACGCGCCAGGACGAGCTCGAGGAACGGCGCCGTCTCCAGCGCGAGAACGCCGGTTATTGATTCCGGCCGCATCGCCGGTATAGAGTGCCCCGTATCCGCATCCGCGGTGCGGGGCCTTTCCCTGTCCGCGAGAGCATCGAACGAGCCCTAGACCGCTGGAGCGCCATGTCCAGACTCGACAAGCTGCCGCCGTACCTGTTCACCGAGATCGATCGCGCCAAGCGCGAGGCCGTGGCTGCCGGCCGTGACGTCATCGATCTGGGTATCGGCGACCCCGACCTGCCCACGCCCGGGCCCCTGCTGGACGTGATGTCGGCGGCCGTGCGCCGGGCCGCCAACCACCGCTATCCCGACAACCGCGGCGCGCCCGCCTTTCGCGAGGCCGTCGCGGCCTGGCTGGACCGACGGCAGGGCGTCGACGTCGATCCGCAGACGCAGGTGCTGGCCCTGATCGGGAGCAAGGAGGGACTGGCGCACCTGCCCCTCGCCCTGCTGGCGGAAGGCGAGGGCGTGCTCGTGCCGGACATCGGCTATCCGGTGTACGCTGCGGCCACGCTGCTCGCCGGCGGCTTGCCCGCGCCGTACCGACTCCGGCTCGCCCGCGCTTTCCTGCCGGATCCCGCGGAGATCGAGGAGTTGGCCGACGCGCGCACGCGGCTGCTGCTGGTGAATTCACCGCACAATCCCACCGGTGCCGTTGCCTCGGCGGCGGATTTCGCGGCTCTGCTGGCGGTTGGCGAGCGGACGGGCCTGGTCGTGGCCAACGACGCGGCCTACCGCGAAGTCGTCCTGTCGGGCGCGCCCGCGGCCGGGCTGCTGCAGGTGGCGGACCTGGACCGCGACCGCGTCATCGAATTCCACAGTTTTTCGAAGATGTTCAACATGACCGGCTGGCGCATCGGGTTCGCGGTGGGGCACGCCGAGGTGATCTCGGCCCTGGGGCGGGTCAAGCAGAACATCGACAGTGGCGCCTTTACTGCGGTGCAGGAAACCGCCATATTCGCCCTGAGCGAGTCCGGTGACGAGCTGATGCCGTCGGTGATGCGGCCCTATGCGCGTCGTCGCGAGGTGATCGCGGCTTCGCTCGCGGCGGCCGGACTCGAGGTCTTCGACGCGCGGGCCACCTTCTACGTCTGGGCGCGCGTGCCCGCGGGAGAGGACAGCTTCTCCTTCTGCCGCCGGGTCCTGGCCGAGCGGGACATCGTCGTCACGCCGGGCACGGGTTTCGGCGGCGGCGGCGAGGGCTGGTTCCGCATCTCCTTGACCAGCGCCGACGACCGCATCGACGAGGCGGCCGCCAGGCTGCGGAGGCTTTGATGGATTGCATCCGACTCACGGGAATCGACGTGTACGCCTACCACGGTGCGCACCCGGCGGAGCGCGAGCTCGGCCAGCGGTTCGTGATCGACGTGGAGCTGTGGACCGACGTACAGCTCGCCGCCGAGAGCGATGCCATCGCCGACGCTCTGGACTACACCAAGGTGCATCAGCGCATCGTGGAACTGACCGCCGGCGATTCGTTCCACCTGGTGGAAGCCCTGGCCGGGCGCATCTGCGACACGCTGCTGCGCGAGTTCTCGCTGGAGGCCGCCACGGTTACCGTCCACAAGCCCAACCCGCCCATCCGCAACTTCCTGGGCAGCGTGTCGGTGACCATCGACCGCACGAGCGAGGAGATGCTGTCGCGGTCCACGCGCAGGTCGCGGCGCCGGCACGAGAACGGGGAATCCATCCAGTGAGCGGGGAGGGGCACGCAGGCGGCCATCGGCCCGGCACGAGGGCGTTCGTCGGCCTGGGCAGCAATCTGGGCGATCGCCTGGCCGAGCTGCGCGCCGGACTCGCCGCTCTCGCGAGCCATCCCCGCATCGAGACGCTGGCGGTCAGCGGGGTCTACGAGAGCGACTACGTCGGCCCGGGTGGGCCGCAGGCCGCCTACCTCAACGCCTGTGCCTGCCTCTTGACCGAGCTGAGGCCGCAGGCATTGCTTGCGGCCCTGAAACTGATCGAACGCGGCCGGGGACGCACTGGCGAGACGCACATGAGGCCCCGGGCCCTGGACCTGGACATCCTGCTCTACGGCGACCTCGTGTGGCGGGAGCCGGATCTCACGATTCCCCACGCTCGCCTGATCGAGCGGGCCTTCGTGCTGGAGCCCCTGGCCGAACTCGACGCCGCTCTGATCCTGCCCGATTCGGGGCAGACAGTCGGACGGCTTTGTGCCATGATCCGCGCTGCCCACGGCCGAACCGCGCACCGTCGGCCGGAACTGCTGCTGTCGACGGTCGCCGCCGTGGATTGACGACACCGGAGGAATCAGGCGTGCTGCCTTGGCGTTATGTCGTTGTCGAGGGCGTGATCGGCGCCGGCAAGACCAGTCTCACCAAGCTGCTGGCCAGCCGTACTGGCGCGGCTGTGAACCTGGAAGTGGTCGAGGACAATCCCTTCCTGGCCAAGTTCTACCAGGACAGGGCGGGCCTCGCCTTCCAGACCCAGATATTCTTCCTGCTCAGCCGGTACCGCCAGCAGCAGAAGCTCACGCAGCCCGATCTCTTCTCGACCTCGGTGATCTCGGACTACCTCTTCGCCAAGGACCGCATCTTCGCCAACCTGAATCTCAGCGACGACGAGCTGACCCTCTACGACCAGCTCGCCACGATTCTCGAGCAGCATATCCTCAAGCCGGACCTGGTGATACACTTGCAGGCCTCGACGGATGTCCTGATGGAGAGGATCAGCATCCGCGGGCGCAGCTTCGAGCGCGACATGAATCGCGATTACATCGATGCGCTCAACAGCGCTTATAGTTATTTTTTCCATCACTACCGGCAGACGCCGCTGCTGGTGGTCAATACGAACGCCTTCGACTTCGTGAACGTACCGCACGATTTCAGCCAGCTCTTCGAGCTGCTTCAGGAGCCGTTCCAGGGCACGCGCTTTTTTGCCCCGGCCTAACCGTAAGGGGAGATCGCATGAAGAAACCCAAGAATCTCCGGGTCTTCACGAAGAGCAAGCGGGACGGACGCAAGATCGTGATGCTGACTGCTTACGATCTGACTTCCGCCCTGATCGCCCGCGAGGGGAGCGTGGACGCCCTGCTGGTCGGCGACTCCGTCGGCATGGTGGTGCTCGGCCACGAGAACACGCTGCCGGTGACCATCGAGGACATGGTGCACCACTGCGCCGCCGTCACGCGCTCGCGTCCCGGCCTGCCCGTCATTGCCGACATGCCCTACGGCAGCTTTCACGTGTCGCCGGGCGAGACCGTGCGGCACGCCATCCGTCTGGTCAAGGAAGGGGGCGCCTCGGCCGTCAAGGTCGAGGGCGGCCGGCGTCGCGGGCCCGTCATCGAAGCCCTGCTGGCGGCCGAGATCCCGGTCATGGGCCATATCGGCCTCACGCCCCAGTCGATCCATAAGCTGGGTGGTTTCAAGGTGCAGGGACGCGGACACGGCGCCGCCGATCTCATGCTGGACGAAGCGGT
The bacterium genome window above contains:
- the groL gene encoding chaperonin GroEL (60 kDa chaperone family; promotes refolding of misfolded polypeptides especially under stressful conditions; forms two stacked rings of heptamers to form a barrel-shaped 14mer; ends can be capped by GroES; misfolded proteins enter the barrel where they are refolded when GroES binds) encodes the protein MAKLIKYDAEARELIKKGVDRLADTVKITLGPRGRNVILDKKFGAPVVTNDGVTIAKEIELKDPFENMGAQMLKEVASKTNDVAGDGTTTATLLAQVMIHEGMRNLAAGANPMFMKKGIEAATAAAVEALKKQAKTVRDSETISSVAAISANNDLEIGKIIAESMEKVGRDGVITVEDAKGTEMELDVVEGMQFDRGYLSPYFITNAETMKVDLEDPVILVHDKKISSMKDLLPVLEKVAQMGRPLLIISEDIDGEALATLVVNKLRGTLQVAAVKAPGFGDRRKAMLEDIAVLAGGRVISEDAGLKLENTTTADLGNCTKVTIDKDTTTIVGGKGKTADVKARIGQIRAQIEETTSDYDREKLQERLAKLAGGVAVIRVGAMTEIEMKEKKHRVEDALSATRAAVEEGIVVGGGVALLRTIKAIKALDLKGEAAVGRDIVARAVEEPLRMIVTNAGMEGSLVVAHLRDEKNAKIGFNAATMQYEDLLAAGIIDPVKVTRSALQNAASVAAMLLTTEACVCDEPEKDHPPMHDMGGGMGGMGMM
- a CDS encoding NTP transferase domain-containing protein; the protein is MTTRRRDWAVVLARGNSSRMGRPKGSCLVPGGRESFLARICELHRRAAHEVAVVTLPELGPVYEACVPAEMVTDWILHPPGGGTAASCLAAVRRLAERATHLWFHPVDLPLVSDTTLGLLAAVSAAAADEIIVPLHEGLRGHPVVTPLRPWLGLAPDDHPGAMRALIGRCGSPVRFVDVPDAGIRRDFDRPGDLEGPA
- the groES gene encoding co-chaperone GroES; the encoded protein is MALTIKPLADRVIVKPMEAETMKGGIIIPDTAKEKPQQGKIMAVGPGRVADDGNRVKPEVKKGDVVLYGKYSGTEVSVGGDDFLILREGDILAIL
- the folB gene encoding dihydroneopterin aldolase, whose translation is MDCIRLTGIDVYAYHGAHPAERELGQRFVIDVELWTDVQLAAESDAIADALDYTKVHQRIVELTAGDSFHLVEALAGRICDTLLREFSLEAATVTVHKPNPPIRNFLGSVSVTIDRTSEEMLSRSTRRSRRRHENGESIQ
- a CDS encoding tetratricopeptide repeat protein; translation: MLFGHTVTAAGCPESQYKEADHAFTVATDFITAKNWPESIPSLESALAICPDHINSLRYLGKAYYATDRFEDAQATQEKLVEVAGQDAKSGDYMDLGKTYAKVKDYRKARQAYVNANRIDPDNCSILFNLAVMHGAVNDHPRSVEAYEQVLDNCPDLREKVMPNLVKACQKAAERERSVGNVAEARLYEAKREEYGSQAGGSVGYQVIADKMKAKDWTGAVDQCKAFLANNPESSRRDNVLLNLARSSHQLAQEDAAIEAYRQHLVIKPGNGKAAEELIVILAAQSRCDEALTAAEAAGVHATDDLQKAYLFYGWGKALECAGRYQEAKEKFRWVAANATGDYQFYARKEMTRQDELEERRRLQRENAGY
- the panB gene encoding 3-methyl-2-oxobutanoate hydroxymethyltransferase — translated: MKKPKNLRVFTKSKRDGRKIVMLTAYDLTSALIAREGSVDALLVGDSVGMVVLGHENTLPVTIEDMVHHCAAVTRSRPGLPVIADMPYGSFHVSPGETVRHAIRLVKEGGASAVKVEGGRRRGPVIEALLAAEIPVMGHIGLTPQSIHKLGGFKVQGRGHGAADLMLDEAVFLEEIGCFSIVVECVPASLARRISEQVNIPTIGIGAGPDCDGQILVFHDLLGLFEGIRPKFVKRYAELGQQAVEAVRRYSEDVRSGAFPAAEHCFSDENAHPESTLSNTSEAEPTHSSPPELDEEHGYLTSCDNGEQG
- a CDS encoding aminotransferase class I/II-fold pyridoxal phosphate-dependent enzyme, which encodes MSRLDKLPPYLFTEIDRAKREAVAAGRDVIDLGIGDPDLPTPGPLLDVMSAAVRRAANHRYPDNRGAPAFREAVAAWLDRRQGVDVDPQTQVLALIGSKEGLAHLPLALLAEGEGVLVPDIGYPVYAAATLLAGGLPAPYRLRLARAFLPDPAEIEELADARTRLLLVNSPHNPTGAVASAADFAALLAVGERTGLVVANDAAYREVVLSGAPAAGLLQVADLDRDRVIEFHSFSKMFNMTGWRIGFAVGHAEVISALGRVKQNIDSGAFTAVQETAIFALSESGDELMPSVMRPYARRREVIAASLAAAGLEVFDARATFYVWARVPAGEDSFSFCRRVLAERDIVVTPGTGFGGGGEGWFRISLTSADDRIDEAAARLRRL
- a CDS encoding glycosyltransferase, producing the protein MQIGKYHPPVKGGMETVLGLIGAGLQARGHDLWSVAAAGGAAAASDDPAAARDDRHGRVIRCRSLATVASQPFTPSLPFELKRLFTEFRPEIVTLHWPNPLAAVALYCVRRYLPREARLTVWYHADITRQKLGAVLLRTLLNDLLDRAAGIAVSTASLRDRSSQLSARKDKVEVIPFGIDAAGWRLPTCPGVGPFLFVGRLVYYKGLELLLDAVESIPDARLEIVGDGPLWKTLIDRASAPGLQGRVRMHGELDDGDLRRVMVRCGALVLPSLRRSETFGLVQIEAMAAGLPVISTQLPTGVAEVNVHERTGLLVPPGDRASLAEAMSIVMRDCALARRWGEAGRARVQAHFNHVHMIESLERWYEALLHRQEEDA
- a CDS encoding deoxynucleoside kinase, with product MLPWRYVVVEGVIGAGKTSLTKLLASRTGAAVNLEVVEDNPFLAKFYQDRAGLAFQTQIFFLLSRYRQQQKLTQPDLFSTSVISDYLFAKDRIFANLNLSDDELTLYDQLATILEQHILKPDLVIHLQASTDVLMERISIRGRSFERDMNRDYIDALNSAYSYFFHHYRQTPLLVVNTNAFDFVNVPHDFSQLFELLQEPFQGTRFFAPA
- the folK gene encoding 2-amino-4-hydroxy-6-hydroxymethyldihydropteridine diphosphokinase — encoded protein: MSGEGHAGGHRPGTRAFVGLGSNLGDRLAELRAGLAALASHPRIETLAVSGVYESDYVGPGGPQAAYLNACACLLTELRPQALLAALKLIERGRGRTGETHMRPRALDLDILLYGDLVWREPDLTIPHARLIERAFVLEPLAELDAALILPDSGQTVGRLCAMIRAAHGRTAHRRPELLLSTVAAVD